One Actinomycetes bacterium genomic window, CCCAGTCGGGGCGGGCGATGGTCGAGGCGCTGGTCGCCGGCGAGCGGGACCCGGGCCGCCTGGCCGGGCTCGCCAAGGGCAAGCTGCGCGCCAAGCTCCCGCAGCTGGCCGAGGCCATGGCCGGCCGGTTCGGGCCGCACCATGCCGTGGTCGCCCGCCGGATCCTGGACCACATCGACTTCCTGGACCACGCCATCGATGCGCTCACCGCCCAGGTCGTGGCCAGGACCCGCGTGCTGGCCGAGCAGGTCGAGCTGCTGGCCGAGGTGCCCGGCCTGGACCAGACCGCCATCCAGGTGATCCTTGCCGAGACCGGCGGCGACATGGCCCGCTTCCCCAGCCCCGCGCGGCTGGCTTCCTGGGCGGGGGTGTGCCCCGGCAACCACGAGTCGGCCGGCACGCGCCGTACCGTGGCGACCCCGCCCGGCAACCGCTGGCTGCGGCGCATCCTGATCGAAGCCGCCCGGGCAGCGGCCCGCACCCGCGGGAGCGACTTCGCCGCCCAGGACCGCCAGATCGCCCGCCGCCGCGGCCCGAACAAGGCCGCGATGGCGGTTGCCCACAGCCTGGTGGTGGTGATCTGGACCGTGCTTGCCACCGGCGAGCCGTTCCACGACCTCGGCGAGGACGACTTCCAGCGCCGCCGCGATCCCCAGCGCGAGTCCCGCCGGCTGGTCCGCCAGCTCGAGCAGCTCGGCTATGCCGTCACCCTCCAACCCGCCGCCTGACCGACCAACCTCCACAACTGACCCGGGCCTTGTGGTCGGGCTCCGCCCGAACCCACTGCCGCGTGCCCGAGCTGGTGTGGTCTGGGGCCGCATTTCACCCCAGATCACCGGGTTCCAGCCGCTACTGGAGGGCCTAGATCTTGCCGGGCGGGTCATCACCGCCGACGCCATGCACACGCAACGCGACCACGCCGACTGGCTGGTCACCGCCAAGCACGCCGCCTA contains:
- a CDS encoding IS110 family transposase, with the protein product MAELAAWLAERGVTTVGMEATGVDWRCVYSALEGLFDQVWLYNAHHVKDVPGRKTDLSDAEWLADVVAHGMVRPSVVPPPPIRELRELTRYRKTQVDVRAAEIHRLEKLLQDAGIKLTSVASKVLTQSGRAMVEALVAGERDPGRLAGLAKGKLRAKLPQLAEAMAGRFGPHHAVVARRILDHIDFLDHAIDALTAQVVARTRVLAEQVELLAEVPGLDQTAIQVILAETGGDMARFPSPARLASWAGVCPGNHESAGTRRTVATPPGNRWLRRILIEAARAAARTRGSDFAAQDRQIARRRGPNKAAMAVAHSLVVVIWTVLATGEPFHDLGEDDFQRRRDPQRESRRLVRQLEQLGYAVTLQPAA